The Pelagibacterium halotolerans B2 nucleotide sequence CCTCAGCTCACCGAGCACCTTTTCAAGCACGGCAACGTAAAGCCCGGCCTTGTCGGTGAAATAGTGATAGACCATCCTGGCATTTACATCGGCAGCCTTGCAGATCGCATCCACCCGCGCACCCGTATAGCCATGCTGGGCGAACTGGTCCGTCGCCGCGCGCAGAATCCGCTCACGCGTCTCGGCGATATTGACGGCCCGCGGCCCGAGTGGCGCTCCCATTCGTTTTCTGGCCGAAGACACAAGTTTCTCCTGACTGCCCCCGTGCTGATAGCCGCCCCCGGCCTGTTAGGCAACAATTCGACCGTCAGAAGTCGTGACTATTGCGTTTGGCCAATACGCCTTTCGACCGTTAAGAGAGTGAAGGCCGCATGGCAGAGCAACTGCCGGCCAGTAGATCGAGCTTCCAGTCAATCTGCTCGTTGCCGATTTGAAAGACGGACAGTTTCCGAGCGCAATAACCAAATTCGGGAATGACCAAGAAGCGAGTGCCTCCAGGCTTTTCGATTTGGGGCCGATATCGGGCTATCTGTTTTCAGGATTTGCGCCCGAATCGCGGAGCGACCAGAATACGGCGCGTGTAAGACCATCCTTTGCCCGCGATAGCGGGCCCCGATTGCAGAAGCCCCTTTATCGCGGCCGCTCTCTGCGCTAGCGTCGATGAAACCGCAGTTTCAGGGGCGCGCGCGTGAAACAGACATTGCCGAAGACTTTCCTCGGTCGCATTCGTGCCGCACTGCCTGAGTTGCATCCTGCCGAACGACGGTTGGGCGAATTCCTCTGCGACTTTCCCGGCGAACTGGCGAGCTATGATGCCCAGGAACTGGCGCGACTGGCTAATGTCTCCAAGGCCACTGTGTCGCGCTTCGTGCGTCGGCTGGATTATGCCAGCTACGACGAAGCGCGGCGTCATGCCCGTGAAGACCAACGGTCTGGGTCACGCCTGTTTCTCAGCCATCCTGGCGACACGCATCCCGAAGCATCGCTGCTGGCAGCTATTGAACAGAGTAAAGCCAACCTCGACCAGACGTTCACGACCATACCCCAGGCCGAGATCGATGCGATGGCCAAGGCCATGCTTGGCGCGCGCAAGGTTTGGATCGTGGGCTTCCGTGCCAGCCATCCGCTGGCCGACTATCTGCGCTGGCAACTGACCCAGGTCATCGAAAATGTCGTGGCGATCCCGGGTGGTGGCGAAACGCTGGGGGAGCATCTGGCGAGCGTCTCCGCCGATGATTGCGTTGTTGTCTTTGGGTTGCGCAGGCGTGTCGCGGGCATGGAAGCCTTGCTGGACTATCTGGCCGCGAGCAGGGCGCCGCTGGCCTATGTGACCGATGAGGGACTGGAGCCCGATCGTCGCGCACGCTGGCACCTGCGTTGCCATACGGCCTCGAGCGGCCCGCTGTTCAACCATGTCTCGGTGATGGCCCTGTGCCATGTGCTGATTGCACGCACTATCGACCTGTCGGCCTCAACCGGCCGAGCCCGGCTACGCCGTATCGAAGCGGCCAATGACAGTCTCAACGAGCTCTGACTGCCGCCCAAATTGGCAGCAGCCCACACATGTGCTGAAACTGTAGTCAGAACTCCACCAGCGCACGAAATCAGAATTTCACCGTCTGTTGTGTTATCTCCCTGATAAGTCTATGAAATCTCGATTTCTTATACTTCTGGCATGAAACCTGCATTGCTTGACGAGCCAGCCAGAGCGGTTGGCTGCCCTTTGGGGCTTCAGGAATAGACCGCCGCGCGG carries:
- a CDS encoding MurR/RpiR family transcriptional regulator; the protein is MKQTLPKTFLGRIRAALPELHPAERRLGEFLCDFPGELASYDAQELARLANVSKATVSRFVRRLDYASYDEARRHAREDQRSGSRLFLSHPGDTHPEASLLAAIEQSKANLDQTFTTIPQAEIDAMAKAMLGARKVWIVGFRASHPLADYLRWQLTQVIENVVAIPGGGETLGEHLASVSADDCVVVFGLRRRVAGMEALLDYLAASRAPLAYVTDEGLEPDRRARWHLRCHTASSGPLFNHVSVMALCHVLIARTIDLSASTGRARLRRIEAANDSLNEL